A stretch of Imperialibacter roseus DNA encodes these proteins:
- a CDS encoding glycosyltransferase family 2 protein has product MPAKNVSRYIAEAVEPLTNESNILWELIVVDDHSDDSTFDLLVNMSRNDKRIKAFRNPGKGKVQALNFGYQQSIGEIIKCIDSDDVLLPDFFKFGESLRKYRAHCHDFILVDEALKYLGPYYINPAFLKLDYQLVLSQLISLPRCTWSFHREVAQRIFPMPDELPFEDVWFSLVIKREVTEIKYIREKLYLYRQHDGQTFGGILNYQKEKIQFRARRMLMLIKVLKKNQALLGYDTPDVFDYSVEYNSLMAESVSVRNIIFSELKVIHKAKLILICFFPAVASLVTRLKWRIDRLKR; this is encoded by the coding sequence ATGCCAGCTAAGAACGTCTCTCGTTACATTGCTGAGGCCGTAGAGCCACTGACAAACGAGAGCAACATTTTGTGGGAACTTATCGTGGTAGATGATCATTCGGATGACTCAACGTTCGATTTGCTGGTAAATATGAGCCGGAACGATAAAAGGATAAAAGCCTTCCGGAATCCGGGTAAAGGGAAGGTGCAGGCGTTAAATTTTGGATACCAGCAGTCAATAGGGGAAATTATCAAGTGCATCGATTCAGATGACGTTTTGCTTCCTGATTTTTTTAAGTTCGGTGAATCGTTACGTAAGTATAGGGCGCACTGTCACGATTTCATTCTAGTGGATGAAGCTTTAAAATACCTGGGCCCGTACTACATCAATCCTGCATTCCTAAAGCTCGACTATCAGTTGGTGCTAAGCCAGTTGATTAGCTTGCCAAGGTGCACATGGTCGTTTCACAGAGAGGTTGCACAAAGAATATTTCCTATGCCGGATGAACTCCCTTTTGAGGACGTTTGGTTTTCGCTGGTTATCAAACGGGAAGTGACGGAGATTAAATACATCAGGGAGAAATTGTACCTATATAGGCAGCATGACGGGCAGACTTTTGGAGGTATACTCAATTACCAAAAGGAGAAAATCCAGTTTAGGGCACGCCGAATGCTTATGCTGATCAAAGTTCTAAAAAAAAATCAAGCTCTGCTTGGCTACGACACCCCAGATGTGTTCGACTACTCTGTCGAATACAATTCGCTCATGGCAGAAAGTGTCAGTGTCAGAAACATTATTTTCTCTGAATTGAAAGTGATTCACAAAGCAAAG
- a CDS encoding glycosyltransferase family 2 protein, whose translation MSVITVVYNAGSLFRETLQSVAQQTHPDIEYVVIDGGSTDGTIELIEANLTNIDFFVSEKDKGIYDAMNKGIRASNGEWLIFLNAGDTFASADTVEKCMQALGEDTEIVYGSAALNGPTIDRVLKPKQFNLGNLIFWGTRTLCHQSIFVNRSIVAEYDDSLRLKGELDWYFKLLKKVKTKPIRKNLVVCRYLLGGVGEQRLMQNAAETLKVLFANAGIFGVLGIPVLLYKILATRFLR comes from the coding sequence GTGAGTGTTATCACTGTAGTGTATAATGCAGGCTCACTCTTTCGGGAGACATTGCAGAGTGTTGCCCAGCAAACTCATCCAGATATTGAGTATGTAGTGATTGACGGTGGGTCTACAGATGGAACAATAGAGCTAATTGAGGCAAACTTAACTAATATAGACTTTTTTGTCAGTGAAAAAGACAAGGGTATATATGACGCAATGAACAAGGGCATAAGGGCATCTAATGGCGAATGGTTAATTTTTTTGAACGCTGGTGACACATTTGCCAGCGCTGATACCGTCGAAAAATGCATGCAGGCGTTGGGCGAAGACACAGAGATAGTATATGGGTCGGCAGCTTTAAATGGGCCAACCATCGATCGAGTGCTTAAACCTAAGCAGTTCAACTTAGGGAACCTGATTTTTTGGGGAACAAGGACGTTATGTCATCAGAGTATATTTGTTAACCGCAGTATTGTTGCCGAATATGACGATTCGTTGAGATTGAAAGGAGAATTAGATTGGTACTTTAAACTGCTAAAAAAAGTCAAAACTAAGCCCATCAGGAAGAATCTTGTGGTTTGTCGCTACCTTCTGGGCGGAGTGGGAGAACAGCGGTTAATGCAAAACGCCGCTGAAACCCTGAAAGTCCTTTTTGCCAATGCAGGAATATTCGGTGTACTTGGAATACCTGTATTGCTCTACAAAATCCTTGCAACAAGATTCCTCCGATGA
- a CDS encoding acyltransferase, whose amino-acid sequence MLRFILRAVRFLYRIVVYRLLAGPWNWLMLKSNKVAIGQRSTINGFISVECAPGSVVSIGTDFRVNSGSFFNNIGRQQQTSLICREGGLLTIGDNVGISASTIVCHESVTIGSNVRFGGNCVVYDTDFHSLKAAERTSLPENKSNISKRPVSIGDNAFIGAHSTLLKGTIVGENSIIGACSVVRGATIPANEVWAGNPAVFIKRLNT is encoded by the coding sequence ATGCTTAGGTTTATTTTGAGAGCTGTTCGGTTTCTATACCGAATCGTCGTTTATCGCCTGCTTGCGGGCCCGTGGAATTGGCTGATGTTAAAATCAAATAAGGTAGCTATTGGCCAACGTTCGACGATTAACGGATTTATCTCAGTAGAGTGTGCTCCAGGTAGCGTGGTGTCAATTGGGACAGATTTCAGGGTCAATAGTGGATCATTCTTCAATAATATTGGTCGGCAGCAGCAAACTTCCCTGATATGCCGGGAAGGGGGCCTACTTACAATCGGCGACAATGTTGGGATAAGCGCCTCAACCATTGTTTGTCATGAAAGTGTAACAATTGGTAGCAATGTCAGGTTTGGGGGCAACTGTGTGGTTTATGATACGGACTTCCATTCACTCAAAGCTGCCGAAAGAACGAGTTTGCCTGAAAACAAGAGCAACATTAGTAAGCGACCAGTAAGTATTGGCGACAATGCGTTTATCGGAGCGCACTCCACATTGTTAAAAGGAACCATTGTAGGGGAGAATTCCATAATTGGTGCCTGCTCAGTGGTGAGAGGAGCCACCATCCCAGCCAATGAAGTCTGGGCGGGTAACCCTGCAGTGTTTATTAAACGGCTGAATACGTGA
- a CDS encoding glycosyltransferase family 4 protein, with product MTQIKKTPLRILWIAPYPSNPSAHAAPWVTSLAQALVTSGEAELTILSTSPTLAAADIEIKKDGYKVVLLKTLSPKLDIVTFYFFRILTLRRWLKKNVQLFDLVHIHGTEHQFEIAASNLGIPTVVSIQGLLFKYYSRLPEAISSKKAIWALGSLYERFGIKNHSNFICRTHWDTSSVQALNPRAKIFIAWEMIREEFFIDEDIAFTDNESILFLGGLNSIKGIKEALLSFDSIAQASSLKLNIFGDGDTRGLENLIATMELVNCKPGVNIFHMGRAGAKQIVDEMKKSRLLLHPSYIDNSPNSICEAQVVGLPVVATNVGGVSSLINQVETGILVELEVLSIVDGIKMIIDDKPLSERISKNSRYLARQRHNPNTVRRDYLSIYSKLLTHA from the coding sequence TTGACCCAGATCAAAAAAACGCCATTGCGAATCCTTTGGATTGCCCCATATCCGTCAAACCCAAGCGCACATGCGGCTCCGTGGGTTACATCGCTAGCACAAGCCCTGGTAACCTCTGGTGAAGCCGAATTGACCATTCTTTCAACCAGCCCAACACTGGCAGCCGCCGATATTGAAATAAAGAAGGATGGGTACAAGGTTGTACTCTTGAAGACACTGTCGCCAAAGCTGGACATAGTTACTTTCTATTTCTTCAGAATTTTGACTTTACGGAGATGGCTAAAGAAGAATGTTCAGTTATTTGACCTGGTACATATCCACGGCACAGAACATCAGTTTGAAATAGCTGCGAGCAACTTAGGCATCCCTACTGTAGTCAGTATTCAAGGGCTCTTGTTCAAGTACTACAGCCGACTGCCGGAAGCAATATCATCGAAAAAAGCCATTTGGGCCTTAGGTTCGCTATACGAACGGTTCGGAATCAAAAACCATAGCAATTTTATATGCCGCACCCACTGGGACACATCTTCCGTGCAAGCGCTCAACCCCCGGGCGAAGATATTTATTGCTTGGGAAATGATAAGAGAGGAGTTTTTCATTGACGAAGATATTGCGTTTACCGACAATGAAAGCATTCTTTTTTTGGGTGGACTTAACAGCATTAAAGGAATAAAGGAAGCCCTGCTGTCATTTGATTCAATTGCTCAGGCCTCCTCGTTAAAACTCAATATTTTTGGAGATGGAGATACCCGAGGGCTGGAAAACCTGATTGCCACGATGGAACTTGTTAACTGCAAGCCTGGAGTCAACATTTTTCATATGGGACGGGCTGGAGCAAAGCAGATTGTAGACGAGATGAAAAAGAGCAGGTTGTTGCTGCATCCGTCGTACATTGACAATAGCCCAAACAGCATTTGCGAGGCCCAGGTGGTTGGCCTCCCCGTTGTGGCAACCAATGTGGGTGGGGTATCTTCTCTGATCAACCAGGTGGAAACTGGAATACTTGTCGAACTTGAGGTGTTAAGCATTGTCGATGGAATAAAAATGATTATTGACGACAAGCCCTTATCGGAGCGGATATCAAAAAATAGTCGATACCTGGCAAGACAACGCCACAATCCCAACACAGTTCGAAGAGATTATTTGAGTATATATTCCAAACTCTTGACGCATGCTTAG
- a CDS encoding glycosyltransferase, which translates to MNAITVVVNSLGTGGAEKVTVLLCNYFVSIGLKVDLVLIRYRGKYLPQLDKRVNVLQTNERLIRLGFVGRVVALWQSLRRLDNSTILSIGEWPNVTSPFSRVLLDYKPRLILCEHNTRTFINHPEEYKLSKIYQSIARSAYRRADAIVAVSEQVKQSVVAAIPSICARTVVINNPIDLERINRLGEEALDHRWVTNKKTPLLIAVGRLQSTKDYPTMLKAISYLKNEQNELSHLLILGEGDLAEELRAMTRELAIDEIVEFMGFVENPYKYYSHADLFVHSAIYEGFPMVFIEAFACGLSIASTDCNIPKEIFYREDMELVVPIGDHRLLAQAISKGLRTKRDPESAKRRVEKFNVHQIGREYMHVISGEGTSS; encoded by the coding sequence ATGAACGCCATAACTGTGGTAGTTAATTCGCTGGGCACTGGAGGAGCTGAGAAAGTGACGGTGCTGCTTTGCAATTATTTCGTATCCATTGGCTTGAAGGTTGATCTGGTGCTGATCAGATACAGAGGCAAGTATCTACCCCAGCTCGACAAGAGAGTCAACGTGCTACAGACAAACGAACGTCTGATCAGGCTCGGATTCGTGGGCAGGGTCGTTGCTTTGTGGCAGTCTTTAAGAAGGTTAGACAATTCAACGATCCTTTCAATTGGCGAATGGCCAAACGTAACCAGTCCATTTTCCAGAGTTCTGCTTGATTACAAACCCCGCCTAATCCTGTGTGAGCACAATACCAGAACCTTTATCAATCACCCCGAAGAGTATAAACTTTCAAAAATCTATCAGTCGATTGCTCGATCCGCCTATCGCAGGGCTGATGCGATTGTGGCAGTTTCCGAGCAAGTGAAACAGTCGGTTGTCGCTGCGATTCCATCCATCTGCGCCCGAACAGTTGTTATTAATAATCCAATTGATCTTGAAAGAATTAACAGACTCGGGGAAGAGGCGCTTGATCACCGCTGGGTCACTAACAAAAAAACGCCGTTATTAATAGCCGTTGGACGTCTTCAAAGTACCAAGGATTATCCCACCATGTTGAAAGCGATCTCGTACCTTAAGAACGAGCAAAATGAGCTGAGTCATTTGTTGATTCTGGGAGAAGGAGACCTGGCTGAGGAACTTCGGGCAATGACAAGAGAATTAGCTATTGATGAGATTGTTGAATTTATGGGGTTTGTGGAAAATCCTTATAAATACTATTCCCATGCTGATTTGTTTGTTCATTCGGCTATTTATGAGGGGTTTCCGATGGTCTTTATCGAAGCATTTGCCTGTGGGTTATCAATAGCATCAACCGACTGTAACATTCCGAAGGAGATTTTCTACCGGGAAGATATGGAACTGGTAGTACCCATTGGCGACCATCGTTTGCTTGCGCAAGCCATTTCAAAGGGACTTCGCACTAAAAGAGATCCTGAATCTGCCAAGCGCAGGGTCGAAAAATTTAATGTGCATCAAATTGGCAGAGAATATATGCATGTAATTTCTGGCGAGGGAACAAGTAGTTAA
- a CDS encoding nucleotide-diphospho-sugar transferase, giving the protein MVQGSSLSTPILLLTFNRLETTKRVLEAIREVKPTLLYLASDGPRLEKEYEAEKVAQVRAYLDNAIDWDCEVKKLYRDSNLGCKESVFSSIKWFFEQEEFGIVLEDDCLPSVSFFQFCQELLIKYIDDERIGMISGRNNLGAYKDECLSYVFSTGGSIWGWATWQRVVNQFDVNDKTLLDSNLYEYLLSATSDRDESRYLTEQVAATFTGQSNTWDFQWGVFQKINSMLAIVPTRNLIENIGFGEGATHTVKADNSHNIDVFNVDFPLKHPSVILADRTFSKKLASTYLPRGLKHHLKRLPFVLAVYTKLKAAVGK; this is encoded by the coding sequence ATGGTTCAGGGCTCCAGCTTGTCAACACCCATTTTGCTTCTCACTTTCAATAGACTCGAAACTACCAAGCGGGTTCTGGAAGCTATAAGGGAGGTAAAGCCGACTCTCTTGTATCTGGCCTCGGATGGACCCCGATTAGAAAAAGAGTATGAGGCTGAAAAAGTAGCACAAGTCAGAGCATATCTGGACAACGCTATCGATTGGGACTGCGAGGTGAAGAAACTATATCGGGATAGTAACTTAGGCTGTAAAGAATCTGTTTTCAGTTCCATAAAATGGTTTTTTGAGCAAGAGGAATTTGGGATAGTTCTCGAGGATGACTGCCTGCCTTCTGTGTCTTTTTTCCAATTCTGTCAGGAACTGCTCATCAAGTACATTGATGACGAAAGAATTGGGATGATAAGTGGTAGAAATAACTTGGGGGCATATAAAGATGAATGCTTAAGCTATGTTTTTTCGACCGGAGGAAGCATCTGGGGTTGGGCAACCTGGCAGAGAGTTGTGAACCAGTTTGATGTAAATGACAAAACGCTTCTCGACAGTAATCTCTACGAATACCTGCTGAGCGCTACGTCCGATAGAGACGAGTCTCGCTACCTAACTGAGCAGGTTGCCGCCACATTCACAGGGCAGTCGAACACATGGGACTTTCAATGGGGTGTTTTTCAGAAAATCAACTCCATGCTGGCAATAGTTCCAACAAGAAACCTGATCGAGAATATCGGATTTGGAGAAGGAGCAACACACACAGTAAAGGCTGACAATTCTCACAATATAGACGTATTCAATGTCGATTTCCCACTGAAACATCCATCGGTAATTTTGGCTGACAGAACGTTTTCAAAAAAGCTGGCTTCTACCTACCTGCCCCGTGGCCTGAAGCACCATCTAAAAAGGCTGCCATTTGTGCTTGCCGTGTATACAAAACTAAAAGCCGCAGTAGGCAAATGA